One part of the Chloroflexota bacterium genome encodes these proteins:
- a CDS encoding cyclic nucleotide-binding domain-containing protein, giving the protein MKDVLISQMPLLASLPADELERLSATLTVRVFPAGTVLFREGEPGTVLYSIVEGQAQIVKALGTDDERVIGVCGPGDFVGEMSLLSPDAHRTASVRSAGELRALELPLAELSAVLKRYPEVGYQLVATLSRRLDATNVATIHDLHEKNVELSASHGQLSQAYSQLKRTRHFAIALLVVLLLIAAAVAGLLAYYQFAVRTALETPSDLLLTMAQVGRTLNVPAEADALKNPIPLTSDGVVIARRTYTGHCNTCHGPDGKGDTPVGTHTFPRASDLTAAQTQGRPDGALHWLIENGSPRTGMPGWKGTLDEEEIWQLVSYMRLLAEGQQAIVKRLPTPMPRPSAPPAPPTPTAAPGATPVQAARTFTVTIDDYQFVPAELVVPVGSTVVWENKEGDSHNIISLSKPPFLESPLLYFRGTYAVVFNTPGTYTYACTFHDFMHGTVVVQ; this is encoded by the coding sequence ATGAAAGATGTGCTGATTTCGCAGATGCCGCTGCTGGCTTCATTGCCCGCGGACGAATTGGAGCGCCTCTCGGCCACGCTGACCGTGCGCGTGTTTCCGGCGGGCACGGTGCTGTTCCGCGAGGGCGAGCCGGGCACGGTATTGTACAGCATCGTCGAAGGGCAAGCGCAGATCGTCAAGGCGCTTGGCACCGACGATGAGCGAGTCATCGGCGTCTGTGGACCGGGTGATTTCGTCGGCGAGATGAGCCTGCTGTCGCCAGACGCGCACCGCACGGCCAGCGTACGCAGCGCCGGCGAGTTGCGGGCGCTGGAGTTACCGCTCGCAGAACTCAGCGCCGTGCTGAAGCGCTATCCGGAGGTCGGCTATCAGTTGGTCGCCACGCTCAGCCGGCGACTCGATGCGACCAATGTCGCCACGATCCACGACCTGCATGAGAAGAACGTCGAACTGAGCGCATCGCACGGACAGTTGTCGCAAGCCTATAGCCAACTCAAGCGCACGCGGCATTTCGCCATCGCCTTGCTGGTCGTGTTGCTGCTGATTGCCGCGGCCGTCGCCGGGCTGCTCGCGTACTATCAGTTCGCGGTGCGCACCGCGCTCGAAACACCGTCCGATCTGCTGCTGACGATGGCCCAGGTTGGCCGCACGTTGAATGTGCCGGCCGAAGCCGACGCACTCAAGAACCCGATCCCGCTGACCTCCGACGGCGTCGTTATCGCGCGCCGCACATACACTGGTCACTGCAACACCTGTCACGGGCCGGACGGCAAGGGCGACACGCCGGTTGGCACGCATACATTTCCGCGCGCGTCGGATTTGACGGCGGCGCAGACGCAGGGACGCCCCGACGGGGCGCTGCACTGGCTTATCGAAAACGGCTCGCCGCGCACCGGCATGCCGGGCTGGAAGGGCACCCTCGACGAGGAAGAAATATGGCAACTCGTGTCGTACATGCGCCTGCTGGCCGAGGGCCAGCAGGCGATCGTGAAGCGCCTGCCGACCCCCATGCCCAGGCCGAGCGCACCGCCGGCTCCACCCACGCCCACCGCCGCACCCGGCGCCACGCCGGTACAGGCCGCGCGCACGTTCACCGTGACGATTGACGACTACCAGTTCGTGCCGGCGGAGTTGGTGGTGCCGGTCGGGTCAACCGTCGTGTGGGAGAATAAAGAGGGCGATTCGCACAACATCATCTCGCTCAGCAAGCCGCCGTTCCTGGAATCGCCATTGCTGTACTTCCGAGGCACGTACGCCGTGGTCTTCAACACGCCCGGGACGTACACGTACGCTTGCACCTTCCACGACTTCATGCACGGCACGGTGGTGGTGCAGTAG
- a CDS encoding nitrous oxide-stimulated promoter family protein translates to MDRITRERRTIKYMIEIYCKEHGHAGNSLCSECQSLYDYAMQRVDKCPFKDDKPTCAKCPVHCYKPAMREQVRQVMRFSGPRMALRHPLLTVLHFRDEYVRARREKAALKRERA, encoded by the coding sequence ATGGACCGTATTACCCGCGAACGACGCACGATAAAATACATGATCGAGATCTACTGCAAGGAGCACGGGCATGCCGGCAATTCGCTCTGCTCGGAGTGCCAGTCTCTATACGACTACGCCATGCAGCGCGTCGACAAGTGCCCGTTTAAGGACGACAAGCCGACCTGTGCCAAGTGCCCGGTGCACTGCTACAAGCCGGCTATGCGCGAGCAGGTGCGGCAGGTCATGCGCTTCTCCGGACCGCGCATGGCGCTCCGGCACCCGCTGCTGACCGTCCTGCACTTCCGCGACGAGTACGTGCGCGCGCGGCGCGAGAAGGCCGCCCTGAAGCGTGAGCGCGCGTAA
- a CDS encoding nuclear transport factor 2 family protein: protein MHADSTPRSAYETLFALNDDYIRSVQHSDVQRFDAILAQDFYCSNPDGSLVDREGFLKQTAAPVQISHLAAHDVMIRIMGDVAIIHARTNYTLPDGRAASGRYTDVWARREGRWLAVSAHVTRGV from the coding sequence ATGCACGCTGACAGCACGCCCCGTTCCGCCTACGAGACGCTGTTCGCGCTCAACGACGACTATATCCGGTCGGTTCAGCACTCGGACGTACAGCGCTTCGACGCGATTCTGGCGCAGGACTTCTATTGCTCCAATCCCGACGGATCGCTGGTGGACCGGGAGGGCTTCCTGAAGCAGACGGCGGCGCCGGTTCAGATCTCGCACCTCGCGGCGCACGACGTCATGATCAGGATCATGGGCGACGTTGCCATCATCCATGCCCGCACCAACTACACACTGCCGGACGGACGCGCGGCGTCGGGGCGCTACACCGATGTGTGGGCGCGCCGGGAAGGGCGCTGGCTTGCCGTGTCGGCGCATGTGACGCGCGGCGTGTGA
- a CDS encoding NAD(P)H-binding protein — MNEKPLHVITGAFGYSGSYIAARLLANGARVRTITNSLDRPSPMQGRIEAHPLNFDHPEKLVESLRGADVLYNTYWVRFNAADFKHSAAVDNTRTLFAAAREAGVRRVVHVSITNPSEDSPLEYFHGKAVLERALRESGLSYAILRPTVLFGLQDILINNIAWLLRRLPLFGVFGDGQYRLQPIFVDDLAALAVAQGAGRENVVINAIGPETFTYRELVQTIGRAIGCVRPIVGVPPALGYGVGWALGKLVGDVIITRPEIEGLMADLLHVDAPPAGPTALSTWAAANAATLGAQYASEMGRRRDRKREYRA, encoded by the coding sequence ATGAACGAAAAACCGCTTCACGTTATCACCGGCGCATTTGGCTATTCTGGCAGCTACATCGCAGCGCGGCTTCTCGCGAACGGGGCGCGCGTGCGAACCATCACGAACTCGCTCGACCGCCCCAGTCCCATGCAGGGCCGCATTGAAGCGCACCCGCTCAACTTCGACCACCCGGAGAAACTGGTGGAGTCCCTGCGCGGCGCTGACGTGCTCTATAACACCTACTGGGTGCGCTTTAACGCGGCGGACTTCAAGCATTCGGCGGCGGTCGACAACACACGCACACTGTTCGCGGCCGCGCGCGAGGCCGGCGTGCGGCGCGTCGTGCACGTCAGCATCACGAATCCGTCCGAAGACTCGCCGCTCGAATACTTTCACGGCAAGGCGGTGCTGGAGCGCGCGCTGCGCGAGTCCGGGCTGTCCTACGCGATCCTGCGGCCAACCGTTCTGTTCGGCCTGCAGGACATCCTGATCAACAACATCGCTTGGCTGCTGCGGCGCCTTCCGCTGTTCGGGGTCTTCGGCGACGGCCAGTACCGCCTGCAGCCGATCTTCGTGGACGACCTGGCGGCGCTGGCGGTGGCGCAGGGCGCGGGCCGCGAGAACGTCGTGATCAACGCGATCGGCCCGGAGACGTTTACCTACCGTGAACTCGTCCAGACAATCGGGCGCGCCATCGGCTGCGTGCGACCGATCGTCGGCGTCCCGCCCGCGCTCGGTTACGGCGTCGGCTGGGCGCTCGGCAAGCTCGTCGGCGACGTGATCATCACCCGCCCGGAGATCGAGGGGTTGATGGCCGATCTGCTGCACGTCGACGCGCCGCCTGCCGGCCCGACGGCACTCTCAACCTGGGCCGCCGCGAACGCCGCCACGCTCGGCGCACAGTACGCCAGCGAGATGGGTCGCCGGCGCGACCGCAAGCGCGAGTACCGCGCATAA
- a CDS encoding MFS transporter, which translates to MPLPYQQAAAYYLAFIALGLTAASLGPTLPGLATQTRSALNEISFLFTARAFGYLVGSYFGGRAYDRIPGHRLMAAMLALIAAMMALAPLLAWLPALTAALFVLGMGEGALDVGGNTLIVWAIRERVGPFMNALHFFFGIGAFLSPLVVAAAIILSGGIAGAYWALSLLFIPCIAWLFRLPPPAARHAEQHGGVVRTNRLLLALIVIFFFGNSGAESAFGGWVYSYAVALRLSDETVAAYLTSLFWGTFTLGRLLAIPLSMRVRPAVLIAIDLAGCLLCIGLIGAAGSSSFVLTAIGAAGVGLCMASIFPMTISLAARHMTITGAVTGWFFVGASAGNMLIPWLIGQWFEPAGPGTLPLVLGVDVAACCVLFALVAWRDVQLSAPQPTIRE; encoded by the coding sequence ATGCCGCTGCCGTACCAGCAGGCGGCCGCATACTACCTGGCCTTCATCGCGCTGGGGCTCACCGCTGCATCGCTGGGACCCACGCTGCCCGGGCTAGCCACGCAGACCCGTTCCGCGCTGAACGAAATCAGCTTCCTGTTCACCGCGCGCGCTTTCGGCTACCTCGTCGGCTCGTATTTCGGCGGGCGCGCCTACGACCGCATTCCCGGTCATCGCCTGATGGCCGCGATGCTGGCGTTGATCGCGGCGATGATGGCGCTGGCGCCGCTGCTTGCATGGCTGCCGGCGCTGACGGCCGCGCTGTTCGTGCTCGGCATGGGGGAGGGCGCGCTCGATGTCGGCGGCAACACGCTGATCGTCTGGGCGATCCGCGAGCGCGTCGGGCCGTTCATGAACGCGCTGCACTTCTTCTTCGGCATCGGCGCGTTCCTGTCGCCGCTGGTCGTCGCCGCAGCGATTATCCTGAGCGGCGGCATCGCCGGCGCTTACTGGGCGCTGTCGCTGCTCTTCATCCCGTGCATCGCGTGGCTGTTTCGCCTGCCGCCGCCCGCCGCGCGTCACGCCGAGCAGCACGGCGGGGTGGTGCGGACCAACCGCTTGCTGCTGGCGCTGATCGTCATCTTCTTCTTCGGGAACTCGGGCGCCGAGTCGGCCTTTGGCGGCTGGGTCTACAGCTATGCGGTTGCGCTGCGCTTGAGCGACGAAACGGTAGCGGCGTACCTGACGTCGCTGTTCTGGGGGACCTTCACCCTGGGGCGGTTGCTCGCGATTCCCCTATCGATGCGCGTGCGGCCGGCTGTGCTGATCGCAATCGATCTGGCGGGATGCCTGCTCTGCATCGGGCTTATCGGTGCGGCGGGCAGCAGCAGTTTCGTTTTGACCGCCATCGGCGCTGCCGGGGTGGGGTTGTGCATGGCGTCGATCTTCCCCATGACGATCAGCCTCGCCGCGCGGCACATGACCATCACCGGCGCCGTCACCGGGTGGTTCTTCGTCGGCGCCAGCGCCGGCAACATGCTCATCCCGTGGCTGATCGGGCAGTGGTTCGAGCCGGCCGGGCCGGGCACACTGCCGCTGGTGCTCGGCGTAGACGTGGCGGCCTGCTGCGTGCTTTTCGCGCTGGTCGCCTGGCGCGACGTGCAACTGTCCGCGCCACAACCAACAATCCGCGAATAA
- a CDS encoding proline iminopeptidase-family hydrolase — MTQSNRNYLDNTGRDDVLSGGVKLIPIETPKGAFRVWTKRVGNNPTIKLLLLHGGPGATHEYFEPCDCYLPAAGIEYYYYDQLGSAYSDQPDEPSLWELPRFVEEVEQVRQALKLDAQNFFLLGHSWGGVLAMEYALKYQQHLKGLIISNMMASGPKYNAYAHDVLMPAMDQAALAEVQRLEAAGDYNNPRYMELLMPHHYEHHILRMPAADWPDSANRAFKRINPAIYVPMQGPSELGLSGALLEWDRTADLHRIAKPTLVVGARHDTMDPAHMEWMSTAVQRGRYLFCPNGSHMAMFDDQATYMAGLIRFMQDVDAGQF, encoded by the coding sequence ATGACTCAATCCAATCGCAACTACCTTGACAACACCGGCCGCGACGACGTGCTGTCCGGCGGCGTCAAGCTGATACCAATCGAGACGCCCAAGGGTGCCTTCCGCGTCTGGACCAAGCGGGTCGGCAACAACCCGACGATCAAGCTGTTGCTCCTGCACGGCGGTCCCGGCGCCACCCACGAGTACTTCGAGCCGTGCGACTGCTACCTGCCCGCCGCCGGCATCGAGTATTACTATTATGACCAGCTCGGCTCGGCGTACAGCGACCAGCCCGACGAGCCGTCGCTCTGGGAACTGCCGCGCTTCGTGGAAGAGGTGGAGCAGGTGCGCCAGGCGCTCAAGCTCGACGCGCAAAACTTCTTCCTGCTCGGCCACTCGTGGGGCGGCGTGCTCGCCATGGAATACGCCCTCAAGTACCAGCAGCACCTCAAGGGCCTGATCATCTCGAACATGATGGCCAGCGGCCCGAAGTACAACGCCTACGCGCATGACGTGCTGATGCCGGCGATGGATCAGGCGGCGCTAGCCGAAGTGCAGCGGCTGGAAGCGGCGGGCGACTACAATAACCCGCGCTACATGGAACTGCTGATGCCGCACCACTACGAACACCACATCCTGCGCATGCCTGCCGCCGACTGGCCCGATTCGGCCAACCGCGCGTTCAAGCGCATCAACCCGGCGATCTACGTGCCGATGCAGGGGCCCAGCGAGTTGGGTCTGAGCGGCGCGCTGCTGGAGTGGGATCGCACGGCCGACCTGCACCGCATCGCCAAGCCGACGCTGGTCGTCGGCGCGCGCCATGATACAATGGATCCGGCGCACATGGAATGGATGTCCACAGCCGTGCAGCGCGGGCGGTATCTGTTCTGCCCCAACGGCAGCCACATGGCGATGTTCGACGACCAGGCCACCTATATGGCCGGGCTGATTCGCTTCATGCAGGATGTGGACGCCGGGCAGTTTTGA
- a CDS encoding molybdopterin-dependent oxidoreductase, which translates to MTNPDPSAFPLIATHWGAYRAETGADGALQLHPFERDPHPSPIGRSMVGTLNDAARIAQPMVRRGYLRHGPKAGDNPRGAEPFVPVSWDTALSLVAQALTDVKQKHGNESIFAGSYGWSSPGRFHRSQGQLQRFMSLFGGFVGSVNTYSTAAMDVILGRIIGNQYELFGLMPTFEEIAANARLVVAFGGMALKNSQVNSGGVGVHSTEDGLRSLRAAGVQFVNISPVRDDAAAFLDAEWVAPRPNTDTAIMLGLAHTLVAEDLHDKDFLACCCTGFDRFRAYLMGESDGQPKDAAWAAGISGLDADWIRALARRIAAQRTLIALSWSIQRADHGEQPYWMAVTLAAMSGSLGQPGGGFGTGYAAEHSMGHALSPSAAALSRLTNPVKTVIPVARIADLLLYPGQTIDYNGRKITYPDIRLVYWAGGNPFHHHQDMNKLLRAWQRPETIIVHEPWWNPLARHADIVLPCTTPLERNDIVSGDGDTMILASQRVAEPFGQARTDHDIFAALAGRLGVREAFTENRSEMEWLRFLYDSTRERMLGRGVTLPEFDEFWARGYADNPPPPKPVFLAALRADPAAHPLKTPSGKVEIYSEAIAAFGYDDCLGHPAWMEPAEWLGAPQARRYPLHMLSNQPRNRLHSQLDNGVYSIEGKVAGREALTMHPQDAAARGLSAGNVVRVFNARGACLAGLVVSDGVRPGVVLLPTGAWYDPQDPGEVGSLDKHGNPNMLTLDKGTSKLAQGPSAQTALVEVEKYAGALPTVTAHRPPATATP; encoded by the coding sequence ATGACAAACCCTGACCCGTCCGCTTTTCCGCTGATTGCCACGCACTGGGGCGCCTATCGCGCCGAGACTGGCGCAGATGGCGCGCTTCAATTGCACCCGTTCGAGCGCGATCCGCACCCCTCACCGATCGGCCGCTCCATGGTGGGCACGCTCAACGACGCCGCGCGCATCGCCCAGCCGATGGTGCGCCGCGGCTACCTGCGGCACGGGCCGAAGGCCGGCGACAACCCGCGCGGCGCCGAGCCGTTCGTGCCCGTTTCGTGGGACACGGCGCTGTCGCTCGTCGCTCAGGCGTTGACCGACGTGAAGCAGAAGCACGGCAACGAGTCGATCTTCGCCGGCTCCTACGGCTGGTCGAGCCCCGGCCGTTTTCATCGCAGCCAGGGGCAGTTGCAGCGCTTCATGAGCCTGTTCGGCGGCTTTGTCGGCTCGGTCAATACCTACAGCACGGCGGCGATGGACGTCATCCTCGGCCGCATCATCGGCAACCAGTACGAGCTGTTCGGCTTGATGCCGACCTTCGAGGAGATCGCGGCCAACGCGAGGCTGGTCGTCGCGTTCGGCGGCATGGCGCTCAAGAATAGCCAGGTCAACAGCGGCGGCGTCGGCGTGCATTCGACCGAAGACGGCCTGCGCTCGCTGCGAGCCGCCGGAGTGCAGTTTGTGAACATCAGTCCCGTGCGCGACGATGCGGCCGCCTTCCTCGACGCCGAGTGGGTGGCGCCCCGGCCTAATACTGATACGGCAATCATGCTTGGCTTGGCGCATACTCTTGTTGCGGAAGACCTGCACGACAAGGACTTTCTGGCGTGCTGCTGCACCGGCTTCGACCGCTTCCGCGCCTATCTGATGGGCGAGAGCGACGGTCAGCCGAAGGACGCCGCGTGGGCGGCCGGCATCTCCGGGCTGGACGCCGATTGGATTCGCGCACTGGCGCGCCGGATCGCCGCACAGCGCACCCTGATCGCGCTGAGTTGGTCCATCCAGCGCGCCGACCACGGCGAGCAGCCGTACTGGATGGCGGTCACGCTGGCGGCGATGAGCGGCTCGCTGGGCCAGCCGGGTGGCGGCTTTGGCACCGGCTACGCCGCCGAGCACTCGATGGGCCACGCGCTATCGCCGTCGGCAGCGGCGCTGTCGAGGCTCACAAACCCGGTCAAGACGGTTATCCCCGTGGCGCGCATCGCCGATCTGCTGCTCTATCCGGGCCAGACGATCGACTACAACGGCCGCAAGATCACGTACCCGGACATCCGGCTCGTCTACTGGGCCGGTGGCAACCCGTTTCACCATCACCAGGACATGAACAAGTTACTGCGCGCGTGGCAGCGACCGGAGACGATCATCGTCCACGAACCGTGGTGGAACCCGCTGGCGCGGCACGCCGATATCGTGCTGCCCTGCACGACGCCGCTGGAGCGCAATGACATCGTTTCGGGCGATGGCGACACGATGATCCTGGCCAGTCAGCGCGTCGCGGAGCCGTTCGGGCAGGCGCGCACCGACCACGACATCTTCGCCGCGCTGGCCGGGCGACTCGGCGTCCGCGAAGCGTTCACCGAGAATCGCAGCGAGATGGAGTGGCTGCGCTTCCTCTATGACTCGACGCGCGAGCGCATGCTGGGGCGCGGCGTGACGCTGCCGGAGTTCGATGAATTCTGGGCGCGCGGCTACGCCGACAACCCGCCACCGCCCAAGCCGGTCTTCCTGGCGGCCCTGCGCGCCGACCCGGCTGCGCACCCACTCAAGACGCCGTCCGGCAAGGTCGAGATCTACTCGGAGGCGATCGCGGCGTTCGGATACGACGATTGCCTGGGGCATCCGGCGTGGATGGAGCCGGCCGAATGGCTGGGCGCGCCGCAGGCGCGGCGCTACCCGCTGCACATGCTGTCCAACCAGCCGCGCAACCGCCTGCACAGCCAACTCGACAACGGCGTGTATAGCATCGAAGGTAAGGTGGCTGGCCGCGAAGCGTTGACGATGCACCCGCAGGATGCGGCGGCGCGCGGCCTGAGTGCCGGGAACGTGGTGCGCGTGTTCAATGCGCGCGGCGCGTGCCTGGCCGGGCTGGTGGTGAGCGACGGGGTGCGCCCCGGCGTCGTGCTGCTGCCAACCGGCGCATGGTACGACCCGCAGGACCCCGGCGAGGTGGGCAGCCTGGACAAGCACGGCAACCCGAACATGCTGACGCTGGACAAGGGCACGTCGAAGCTGGCGCAGGGGCCGAGCGCGCAAACCGCGCTGGTCGAGGTCGAGAAATACGCCGGAGCGCTGCCGACCGTAACGGCGCACCGGCCGCCGGCGACTGCGACGCCGTAG
- a CDS encoding glutamine--tRNA ligase/YqeY domain fusion protein, producing MSAPEPTTRGADFIRAIVAEDVASGKRGGRVVTRFPPEPNGYLHIGHAKAICVDFGIAEDFGGHCNLRFDDTNPTKEEQEYVDAIMHDIRWLGFDWGEHLYYASDYFEQLYQWAAQLIKAGLAYVDDLSADEVRGYRGTLTEPGRESPFRNRPVQENLELFDAMRAGEFADGARTLRAKIDMASPNVNLRDPVMYRIRKATHQRTGDTWCIYPMYDWAHGQSDSIEGVTYSLCSMEYEDHRPLYEWFVNALGIHAPQQIEFARLNLSHTVMSKRKLLQLVNEGLVSGWDDPRMPTLSGLRRRGYTPESIRDFAKRVGVAKNQNLIEVALLEHCVREDLNRRAPRVMAVLRPLKVIIENFPAGQVEQLEAVNNPEDPSAGTRMAPFTREIWIERDDFREDPPKKYFRLSPGVEVRLRYGYIIKCVGVDRDPQSGAITAVRCTYDPATRTGTPDGRKVKGTIHWVSAQHAIPAEVRLYEQLFAVPKPDEAEDWKSALNPNSLEVLSNCWVEPSLAGAAPGSHYQFERTGYFTADPDSSAGKLVFNRTVSLRDTWAKIEKADQA from the coding sequence ATGAGCGCACCAGAACCAACTACTCGCGGGGCCGACTTCATTCGCGCCATCGTCGCTGAGGACGTCGCAAGCGGCAAGCGCGGCGGGCGCGTCGTGACGCGCTTCCCGCCGGAGCCCAACGGCTACCTGCACATCGGCCATGCCAAAGCGATCTGCGTCGACTTTGGCATCGCCGAGGATTTTGGCGGCCACTGCAACCTGCGTTTCGACGACACCAACCCGACCAAAGAAGAGCAGGAGTACGTGGATGCCATCATGCATGACATCCGCTGGCTCGGCTTCGACTGGGGCGAGCACCTGTACTACGCTTCCGACTATTTCGAGCAGCTATACCAGTGGGCGGCGCAGTTGATCAAGGCCGGGCTGGCGTATGTGGATGACCTGTCGGCCGACGAGGTGCGCGGGTACCGCGGCACGTTGACCGAGCCGGGCCGCGAAAGCCCGTTCCGCAACCGTCCGGTGCAGGAGAATCTCGAACTGTTCGACGCCATGCGCGCCGGCGAGTTCGCGGACGGCGCGCGCACCCTGCGCGCCAAGATCGACATGGCCTCGCCGAACGTGAACCTGCGCGACCCGGTCATGTACCGCATCCGCAAGGCGACGCACCAGCGCACCGGCGACACGTGGTGCATCTACCCGATGTACGATTGGGCGCACGGCCAGTCCGACTCGATCGAGGGCGTGACCTACTCGCTCTGCTCGATGGAGTACGAGGATCACCGCCCGTTGTACGAGTGGTTCGTGAATGCGCTCGGCATCCACGCGCCGCAGCAGATCGAGTTCGCGCGCCTGAATCTGAGCCACACGGTGATGAGCAAGCGCAAGCTGCTGCAACTGGTGAACGAGGGCCTGGTGTCGGGCTGGGACGATCCGCGCATGCCGACCTTGTCCGGCCTGCGCCGGCGCGGCTACACGCCGGAGTCGATCCGCGACTTTGCGAAGCGCGTCGGCGTCGCGAAGAACCAGAACCTGATCGAGGTGGCGCTGCTGGAGCACTGCGTGCGCGAAGACCTCAACCGCCGTGCGCCGCGTGTGATGGCCGTCCTGCGCCCGCTCAAGGTTATCATTGAGAACTTTCCGGCCGGTCAGGTCGAGCAGCTCGAAGCGGTCAACAACCCGGAAGACCCGTCGGCGGGCACGCGCATGGCGCCGTTCACGCGCGAGATCTGGATCGAGCGGGACGACTTCCGCGAGGACCCGCCCAAGAAGTATTTCCGGCTGTCGCCGGGCGTGGAAGTGCGCCTGCGCTACGGCTACATCATCAAGTGCGTGGGCGTGGACAGGGATCCGCAGAGCGGCGCGATCACGGCGGTGCGCTGCACCTACGATCCGGCGACCCGCACCGGCACGCCCGACGGCCGCAAGGTCAAGGGCACGATCCACTGGGTGTCGGCGCAGCACGCCATCCCCGCCGAAGTGCGGCTGTACGAGCAGCTGTTCGCCGTGCCGAAACCCGACGAGGCCGAGGATTGGAAGTCCGCGCTCAACCCGAATTCGCTGGAGGTGCTGTCGAACTGCTGGGTCGAGCCGTCGCTGGCGGGTGCCGCGCCGGGCAGTCACTACCAGTTCGAGCGTACCGGCTACTTTACGGCTGACCCGGATTCCAGCGCCGGCAAGCTCGTGTTCAACCGCACCGTGTCGCTGCGCGACACCTGGGCGAAGATCGAGAAGGCGGATCAGGCGTAG
- a CDS encoding small multi-drug export protein — translation MELVIKLLTILGLGAIELWAAIPAGLALQLHPVSVGITAAIGAMLGALVVVLFGERVRTWLAQRHGRKEEKGRRGLIYRIWRRYGVIGLGLLAPLLTGAPLGAALGLTLGVPAGRLLFWISLGTILWSTGLTLAGALGLAGIETLGH, via the coding sequence ATGGAACTTGTAATAAAGTTGCTGACAATTCTTGGTTTGGGTGCAATTGAGCTCTGGGCAGCTATTCCCGCTGGCTTGGCGTTGCAGCTCCATCCCGTGTCAGTAGGTATTACAGCAGCCATTGGCGCTATGCTGGGCGCACTGGTAGTTGTCTTGTTCGGTGAGCGCGTGCGAACTTGGCTAGCACAACGTCACGGCCGGAAAGAGGAGAAAGGGCGACGCGGACTTATCTATCGGATTTGGCGCCGCTATGGAGTGATAGGGCTGGGATTACTGGCCCCTCTGCTCACGGGTGCGCCGCTGGGGGCCGCGTTGGGGCTTACACTTGGCGTACCCGCTGGCCGTCTATTGTTTTGGATAAGTCTTGGCACGATTCTCTGGAGCACGGGGCTGACGTTGGCTGGCGCACTGGGATTAGCAGGCATCGAGACGCTAGGCCACTAA
- a CDS encoding DinB family protein: MTHPLVLQLRFTRHEFRRALKGLGDTEARRRFTPMNCISWNVGHLAWQEQRYFVFYGQGRMLLPEIDKAFAYGAPASRPALDEMWTAWNTVTTAADPWLDALTVEKLRQRVMRNGKRSPYLFGSLLQRVIYHYWYHIGENLAIRQRLGHKRLPQFVGDLDGQAPYDPERPHPNRFMQPADG, from the coding sequence GTGACTCATCCACTTGTGCTTCAATTGCGTTTCACGCGCCATGAATTCCGGCGCGCGCTCAAGGGCCTCGGCGATACCGAGGCGCGCCGGCGATTCACGCCGATGAACTGCATCAGTTGGAATGTCGGCCACCTGGCCTGGCAAGAACAAAGGTATTTCGTCTTCTACGGTCAGGGCCGGATGCTCTTGCCAGAGATTGACAAGGCGTTTGCCTATGGCGCTCCGGCCAGCCGACCGGCGCTGGATGAAATGTGGACGGCGTGGAATACGGTGACGACCGCCGCCGATCCATGGCTGGATGCGTTGACTGTCGAGAAGTTGCGGCAGCGCGTTATGCGGAACGGCAAACGCAGCCCTTATCTCTTCGGCTCGCTGCTGCAGCGCGTGATATACCACTACTGGTATCACATCGGCGAGAACCTGGCAATTCGCCAGCGGCTGGGGCACAAGCGCTTGCCACAATTCGTCGGCGATCTCGATGGTCAGGCGCCGTACGACCCGGAGCGTCCACATCCAAACCGGTTCATGCAACCGGCAGACGGGTGA